Genomic window (Kribbella jejuensis):
CCGATCACCACGGTGCGCGCGCGACGGCGTACCGGCGGGTGGTCGTCGACGGTGATCTCCACCTGGACGAACGGATGGTTCAGGTTCTTCAGCGTCGAGACGACGTACGCGGCCCACCCGACGCGCTTCTTCAGTTCGTCGGGGGCGTCTTCGATGATCGCGGCGTCCAGCCCGAGGCCTGCCATCACCACGAAACGGTCGACGTCCAGTTGGTCGCCCTTGATCAGCACGCTGTCGATCCGCTGTTCCGAACCGTCGAGCAGCGCCGCCACCGCATCCTCCAGCCGGAGCGGGATGCCGAGATTGCGCGCCAGCAGGTTGCCGGTGCCGCCCGGCAGTACGGCGACCGGGATCCCGGTCCGCGCCAGCTCGGCGCAGACCACCCGGACCGTGCCGTCACCGCCCGCGACGAGGACCAGGTCCACCTGGTCGTCGACGGCGCGCCGGGCCATCGTCATCCCGGCGTCGTCGGCGGTCGTCTCGAGCCACAACGGCTCGGCGAACCCACGATCGCGGAGCGCCTGCCCGACCGTTTCACGGAAGGTGTCGCCGTCGACCTTGATCGGGTTCACGATTACGGCTGCCCGTCTGGCAGAACTCACCTGATATTCCACCGTTCGGAGAGATAGCGTGCTGTCGGTGAGCAGACTTCCACGGAGTACGCCAGAAGCCCAGGATCTGTCCGCCGCTGCGCTCGACAGTTTCGTCGGAGCGCTCGACGCCGGGCAGCCCGAGATCCAGACAGTCACTGTAGTACGGCACGGACACGTGGTGCTCGAGGAGGCGTGGGCGCCGTACCGGGCCGACGACCGGCACCTGTTGTTCTCGGTGTCCAAAAGTTTCACCTCGACCGCGATCGGGCTCGCGGTCGACGCCGGACTGCTGACCCTCGACGATCGGGTCATCTCGTTCTTCACCGCGGACGAGCTGCCGGAGACGATCAGCGACAACCTCGCCGCGATGACGGTCCGGCACCTGCTGACAATGACGACCGGACACTCGAAGGACACCGTCGACGCGCTCAGCCGGGACCGCCGGATGGTGAAGGTCTTCCTGGGCCTCGAGGTCGTGCACGAGCCTGGGACCGTGTTCGTCTACAACAGCGGCGCGACGTACATGTTGTCGGCAATCCTGCAACGGCTCGCCGGGGAGAACCTGCTCGACTACCTGCGGCCGCGGCTGTTCGAGCCGCTCGGCGCGACCGAGGCGATCTGGCAGGTGTCGCAGGAGGGCATCGTCGTCGGCGGCTGGGGCCTCAGCCTGAACACAGAGTCGCTGGCCTGCTTCGGGCAGCTGCTCCTGCAGCACGGCGAATGGGACGGCAAGCAGCTCGTCCCGGCCGAGTGGTTCGAGGCGGCCACCTCGAGGCAGGTCCCCAACGACAACGAGGAGAACCCGGACTGGAAGCAGGGGTACGGCTTTCAGTTCTGGCGCGGCCGGCACAACACGTACCGCGCCGACGGCGCCTTCGGGCAGTTCGTCCTGGTCTTCCCGGAGTACGACGCCGTGCTCGTCACGACCAGTGCGACCGGGGACATGCAGGCGATCCTGAACACCGCGTGGGAGTACCTGCTGCCGGCGCTCGAGGGCAAGGACGTCCCCGTGGTGCCGCGCCCATCGCAGCTGGAGCTGCCGCCGCCCAGCGGCGCAGCACCGGCGCCCGGCGACGGGCAGACGTACCGCTTCGCCGGATCCAACGCGACCGGGCTGACCGCTGTCCGGCTGGATGCGGACGGCACCGGCACGTTCACGTTCGAGGACCCACGCGGCGGGACGCACGAACTCGTCTGTGCGGCCGGCCCCTGGCGGGAACAGACTGCGCCGGGGACGGTCGCCGACGCCGGGCCGGAGACCGGCGAACGGATCCTGACCAGCGCGTACGGCGACGGTGACGCGTTCGTCGCGACGTTCCGCTGGGTCGAGACGCCGTTCGTCGCGACGCTCAGCTGCCGCGTCGACCCTGCTGCCGATGGCCGGATGACCGTTGACGGCAGGCTCAACGTGTCCTTCGGACCGACCGAGTTCAGCGAAGTTTCGGAGCCGATGTCACAGAGCTGAGCCGTCGCGTGTCCTCCGGGTCGAAAGCTGAGACGACGGAGGAAGAGATGAAGGTGTTGGTGGCAGGTGCGACCGGCGGACTGGGCCGGTCGCTGGTACCGCAGCTGGTCGCGGCCGGGCACGAGGTGACCGGGATGATCCGGTCCAGGTCCGGCGCGGCCGGCGTCCGGGCGTCCGGTGCGGAGGTCGTACTCGCGGACGGTCTGGA
Coding sequences:
- a CDS encoding diacylglycerol/lipid kinase family protein, with the protein product MSSARRAAVIVNPIKVDGDTFRETVGQALRDRGFAEPLWLETTADDAGMTMARRAVDDQVDLVLVAGGDGTVRVVCAELARTGIPVAVLPGGTGNLLARNLGIPLRLEDAVAALLDGSEQRIDSVLIKGDQLDVDRFVVMAGLGLDAAIIEDAPDELKKRVGWAAYVVSTLKNLNHPFVQVEITVDDHPPVRRRARTVVIGNVGTLQANIPLLPDAVPDDGRIDLVVLAPRRIAHWPRLALGLLIKSWRERHVERFTGHRFQVQAERPVRRQLDGDTIPDGATLVAEVDESALVVRVP
- a CDS encoding serine hydrolase domain-containing protein, yielding MSRLPRSTPEAQDLSAAALDSFVGALDAGQPEIQTVTVVRHGHVVLEEAWAPYRADDRHLLFSVSKSFTSTAIGLAVDAGLLTLDDRVISFFTADELPETISDNLAAMTVRHLLTMTTGHSKDTVDALSRDRRMVKVFLGLEVVHEPGTVFVYNSGATYMLSAILQRLAGENLLDYLRPRLFEPLGATEAIWQVSQEGIVVGGWGLSLNTESLACFGQLLLQHGEWDGKQLVPAEWFEAATSRQVPNDNEENPDWKQGYGFQFWRGRHNTYRADGAFGQFVLVFPEYDAVLVTTSATGDMQAILNTAWEYLLPALEGKDVPVVPRPSQLELPPPSGAAPAPGDGQTYRFAGSNATGLTAVRLDADGTGTFTFEDPRGGTHELVCAAGPWREQTAPGTVADAGPETGERILTSAYGDGDAFVATFRWVETPFVATLSCRVDPAADGRMTVDGRLNVSFGPTEFSEVSEPMSQS